One window from the genome of Glycine soja cultivar W05 chromosome 12, ASM419377v2, whole genome shotgun sequence encodes:
- the LOC114380233 gene encoding protein CHROMATIN REMODELING 35-like isoform X2 produces MESADDVSASKRPLPTGFSPGPDGPKRLRLSSDSLPYPACDQIEPKTPKIPNVVDYSNPFAITDILDRLENGKFGSVTKDIEALIALKMQIMGPYFAKYPILVNQLLKVVTHHDEETPKLENQQVTGLTHQSVIDLEGEYTEKDVPAVPNTVVIIDSDEEDDRDKKSVIPFHEVVLPRKVAPSPALKGYHTYLGESNDLKIEINMADKGNNTRSNKGVYVGVQGEEEDKADTEDDGLQDIWKEMSMAIECSKDVSEDPEPEEEEEEDDNCDHSFVLKDDLGYVCRVCGVIDRKIETIFEFQYKVKRSTRTYASDSWNSKGKADVFGINVAEDDLVVTDIAAHPRHMKQMKPHQVEGFNFLVRNLAGDHPGGCILAHAPGSGKTFMIISFMQSFLGKYPNARPLVVLPKGILSTWKKEFQTWQVEDIPLYDLYTVKADSRSQQLEVLKQWMEQKSILFLGYKQFSSIVCDNGTNNTSLSCQEILLKIPTILILDEGHNPRNENTDMVQSLAKVQTARKVVLSGTLYQNHVREVFNILNLVRPKFLKMETSRPIVRRIHSRVHIPGVRSFYDLVENTLQKDTDFKRKIAVIQDLREMTSKVLHYYKGDFLDELPGLVDFTVVLTLSPRQKPEIQKLKKLSRRKFKINSVGSAVYLHPKLKPLAENCGENSTSDNIMDDLIEKLDMRDGVKSKFYYNMLNLCESAGEKLLVFSQYLLPLKYLERLTMKWKGWSLGREIFVISGESSSEQREWSMEKFNNSPDARVFFGSIKACGEGISLVGASRIIILDVHLNPSVTRQAIGRAFRPGQMKKVFVYRLVSADSPEEEDHNTCFKKELISKMWFEWNEYCGDRAFEVEAVEVKECGDLFLESPLLGEDVKALYKR; encoded by the exons GATTTTCCCCTGGCCCTGATGGACCGAAAAGACTGAGGTTATCTAGTGATAGCCTGCCATACCCAGCATGTGACCAAATTGAACCAAAGACACCTAAGATTCCAAATGTTGTTGACTACAGCAATCCATTTGCAATAACTGATATTTTAGATCGTTTAGAGAATGGAAAGTTTGGAAGTGTCACAAAGGACATAGAGGCCCTTATAGCCCTAAAAATGCAAATAATGGGCCCTTACTTTGCAAAATATCCCATACTTGTTAATCAATTATTGAAAGTGGTAACGCATCACGATGAAGAAACTCCCAAGTTGGAAAATCAACAAGTTACTGGTTTGACACATCAAAGTGTCATAGATTTGGAGGGGGAATACACTGAAAAGGATGTTCCTGCAGTACCAAATACTGTTGTGATTATTGATTCAGATGAGGAAGATGATAGAGATAAAAAATCTGTCATTCCATTTCATGAAGTTGTGTTGCCAAGAAAAGTTGCACCATCTCCTGCATTGAAG GGGTATCACACTTACCTGGGAGAAAGCAACGATCTAAAAATTGAGATAAATATGGCTGATAAAGGTAATAACACTAGGAGCAATAAAGGTGTTTATGTTGGTGTACAGGGAGAGGAAGAAGATAAGGCTGATACTGAGGATGATGGTCTACAAGATATTTGGAAGGAGATGTCAATGGCAATAGAATGTTCCAAA GATGTTTCTGAGGATCCTGAGccggaagaagaagaggaggaagatGATAATTGTGATCATTCTTTTGTCTTAAAAGATGATCTTGGCTATGTTTGTCGCGTTTGTGGGGTTATTGACCGAAAAATTGAAACCATATTTGAGTTTCAGTACAAG GTTAAACGGAGCACAAGAACTTATGCATCTGATTCATGGAATTCCAAAGGAAAAGCAGATGTATTTGGAATTAATGTTGCTGAAGATGACCTCGTAGTAACTGATATCGCAGCACATCCCAGACACATGAAACAGATGAAACCCCATCAAGTTGAAGGATTCAATTTTCTTGTTAGAAATCTTGCGGGTGACCATCCTGGTGGGTGCATCTTAGCCCATGCTCCTGGATCTGGGAAAACATTCATGATAATCAGTTTCATGCAAAGTTTTCTAGGCAAGTATCCTAATGCAAGACCTTTAGTGGTGCTTCCTAAGGGAATATTGTCAACATGGAAAAAGGAGtttcaaacatggcaagttgaGGACATACCTTTATATGACCTTTACACAGTGAAGGCAGACAGTAGAAGTCAACAACTAGAAGTGTTGAAGCAATGGATGGAGCAGAAGAGTATCCTTTTCTTAGGATACAAACAGTTCTCCTCTATTGTTTGTGATAACGGGACCAACAACACATCTTTATCTTGCCAGGAGATTTTACTCAAGATTCCTACGATTCTTATCTTAGATGAGGGACACAATCCTAGGAATGAAAATACTGATATGGTACAGTCACTTGCCAAAGTTCAAACGGCTAGAAAAGTTGTACTATCAGGAACCCTTTATCAAAATCATGTCAGGGAGGTATTCAACATTTTAAATCTCGTTCGACCAAAATTTTTGAAGATGGAAACATCAAGGCCGATTGTGAGGCGCATTCATAGTAGAGTTCACATACCTGGGGTGAGAAGCTTCTATGATTTAGTAGAAAACACTTTGCAGAAGGACACtgattttaaaaggaaaatagcTGTTATACAAGATTTGCGGGAGATGACGAGCAAGGTACTTCACTATTATAAAGGAGATTTTCTTGATGAGCTTCCCGGTCTTGTTGATTTTACTGTGGTGCTCACTCTTAGCCCTAGACAGAAGCCTGAaattcagaaattaaaaaagctATCTAGAAGAAAGTTCAAGATAAATTCTGTAGGCAGTGCTGTCTATCTTCACCCCAAACTTAAACCACTAGCAGAAAATTGTGGTGAAAATTCTACATCTGATAATATAATGGATGATTTGATAGAGAAACTAGACATGAGAGATGGTGTGAAGTCAAAATTCTATTACAACATGCTAAATCTGTGTGAATCAGCAGGGGAGAAGCTTCTAGTTTTCAGTCAGTATCTGTTACCTTTGAAATATTTAGAAAGGTTGACTATGAAATGGAAAGGCTGGAGTCTTGGAAGAGAAATTTTTGTAATCTCAGGAGAATCAAGCTCTGAGCAACGAGAATGGTCCATGGAAAAATTTAACAATTCTCCTGATGCCAGAGTCTTCTTTGGCTCAATCAAGGCATGTGGAGAGGGTATATCATTGGTTGGGGCTTCTCGAATAATTATTTTGGACGTTCATCTCAATCCATCAGTTACACGTCAAGCTATAGGTCGTGCATTCAGACCTGGCCAGATGAAGAAGGTGTTTGTGTATCGTTTGGTATCTGCTGATTCTCCGGAAGAGGAAGATCACAATACTTGTTTCAAGAaggaattaatttcaaaaatgtgGTTTGAATGGAATGAGTACTGCGGTGATCGAGCTTTTGAAGTTGAGGCAGTTGAGGTGAAAGAGTGTGGTGATCTATTTCTTGAAAGTCCACTTTTAGGGGAGGATGTAAAAGCTTTGTATAAAAG GTGA
- the LOC114380233 gene encoding protein CHROMATIN REMODELING 35-like isoform X1, translating into MESADDVSASKRPLPTGFSPGPDGPKRLRLSSDSLPYPACDQIEPKTPKIPNVVDYSNPFAITDILDRLENGKFGSVTKDIEALIALKMQIMGPYFAKYPILVNQLLKVVTHHDEETPKLENQQVTGLTHQSVIDLEGEYTEKDVPAVPNTVVIIDSDEEDDRDKKSVIPFHEVVLPRKVAPSPALKVIGYHTYLGESNDLKIEINMADKGNNTRSNKGVYVGVQGEEEDKADTEDDGLQDIWKEMSMAIECSKDVSEDPEPEEEEEEDDNCDHSFVLKDDLGYVCRVCGVIDRKIETIFEFQYKVKRSTRTYASDSWNSKGKADVFGINVAEDDLVVTDIAAHPRHMKQMKPHQVEGFNFLVRNLAGDHPGGCILAHAPGSGKTFMIISFMQSFLGKYPNARPLVVLPKGILSTWKKEFQTWQVEDIPLYDLYTVKADSRSQQLEVLKQWMEQKSILFLGYKQFSSIVCDNGTNNTSLSCQEILLKIPTILILDEGHNPRNENTDMVQSLAKVQTARKVVLSGTLYQNHVREVFNILNLVRPKFLKMETSRPIVRRIHSRVHIPGVRSFYDLVENTLQKDTDFKRKIAVIQDLREMTSKVLHYYKGDFLDELPGLVDFTVVLTLSPRQKPEIQKLKKLSRRKFKINSVGSAVYLHPKLKPLAENCGENSTSDNIMDDLIEKLDMRDGVKSKFYYNMLNLCESAGEKLLVFSQYLLPLKYLERLTMKWKGWSLGREIFVISGESSSEQREWSMEKFNNSPDARVFFGSIKACGEGISLVGASRIIILDVHLNPSVTRQAIGRAFRPGQMKKVFVYRLVSADSPEEEDHNTCFKKELISKMWFEWNEYCGDRAFEVEAVEVKECGDLFLESPLLGEDVKALYKR; encoded by the exons GATTTTCCCCTGGCCCTGATGGACCGAAAAGACTGAGGTTATCTAGTGATAGCCTGCCATACCCAGCATGTGACCAAATTGAACCAAAGACACCTAAGATTCCAAATGTTGTTGACTACAGCAATCCATTTGCAATAACTGATATTTTAGATCGTTTAGAGAATGGAAAGTTTGGAAGTGTCACAAAGGACATAGAGGCCCTTATAGCCCTAAAAATGCAAATAATGGGCCCTTACTTTGCAAAATATCCCATACTTGTTAATCAATTATTGAAAGTGGTAACGCATCACGATGAAGAAACTCCCAAGTTGGAAAATCAACAAGTTACTGGTTTGACACATCAAAGTGTCATAGATTTGGAGGGGGAATACACTGAAAAGGATGTTCCTGCAGTACCAAATACTGTTGTGATTATTGATTCAGATGAGGAAGATGATAGAGATAAAAAATCTGTCATTCCATTTCATGAAGTTGTGTTGCCAAGAAAAGTTGCACCATCTCCTGCATTGAAGGTGATT GGGTATCACACTTACCTGGGAGAAAGCAACGATCTAAAAATTGAGATAAATATGGCTGATAAAGGTAATAACACTAGGAGCAATAAAGGTGTTTATGTTGGTGTACAGGGAGAGGAAGAAGATAAGGCTGATACTGAGGATGATGGTCTACAAGATATTTGGAAGGAGATGTCAATGGCAATAGAATGTTCCAAA GATGTTTCTGAGGATCCTGAGccggaagaagaagaggaggaagatGATAATTGTGATCATTCTTTTGTCTTAAAAGATGATCTTGGCTATGTTTGTCGCGTTTGTGGGGTTATTGACCGAAAAATTGAAACCATATTTGAGTTTCAGTACAAG GTTAAACGGAGCACAAGAACTTATGCATCTGATTCATGGAATTCCAAAGGAAAAGCAGATGTATTTGGAATTAATGTTGCTGAAGATGACCTCGTAGTAACTGATATCGCAGCACATCCCAGACACATGAAACAGATGAAACCCCATCAAGTTGAAGGATTCAATTTTCTTGTTAGAAATCTTGCGGGTGACCATCCTGGTGGGTGCATCTTAGCCCATGCTCCTGGATCTGGGAAAACATTCATGATAATCAGTTTCATGCAAAGTTTTCTAGGCAAGTATCCTAATGCAAGACCTTTAGTGGTGCTTCCTAAGGGAATATTGTCAACATGGAAAAAGGAGtttcaaacatggcaagttgaGGACATACCTTTATATGACCTTTACACAGTGAAGGCAGACAGTAGAAGTCAACAACTAGAAGTGTTGAAGCAATGGATGGAGCAGAAGAGTATCCTTTTCTTAGGATACAAACAGTTCTCCTCTATTGTTTGTGATAACGGGACCAACAACACATCTTTATCTTGCCAGGAGATTTTACTCAAGATTCCTACGATTCTTATCTTAGATGAGGGACACAATCCTAGGAATGAAAATACTGATATGGTACAGTCACTTGCCAAAGTTCAAACGGCTAGAAAAGTTGTACTATCAGGAACCCTTTATCAAAATCATGTCAGGGAGGTATTCAACATTTTAAATCTCGTTCGACCAAAATTTTTGAAGATGGAAACATCAAGGCCGATTGTGAGGCGCATTCATAGTAGAGTTCACATACCTGGGGTGAGAAGCTTCTATGATTTAGTAGAAAACACTTTGCAGAAGGACACtgattttaaaaggaaaatagcTGTTATACAAGATTTGCGGGAGATGACGAGCAAGGTACTTCACTATTATAAAGGAGATTTTCTTGATGAGCTTCCCGGTCTTGTTGATTTTACTGTGGTGCTCACTCTTAGCCCTAGACAGAAGCCTGAaattcagaaattaaaaaagctATCTAGAAGAAAGTTCAAGATAAATTCTGTAGGCAGTGCTGTCTATCTTCACCCCAAACTTAAACCACTAGCAGAAAATTGTGGTGAAAATTCTACATCTGATAATATAATGGATGATTTGATAGAGAAACTAGACATGAGAGATGGTGTGAAGTCAAAATTCTATTACAACATGCTAAATCTGTGTGAATCAGCAGGGGAGAAGCTTCTAGTTTTCAGTCAGTATCTGTTACCTTTGAAATATTTAGAAAGGTTGACTATGAAATGGAAAGGCTGGAGTCTTGGAAGAGAAATTTTTGTAATCTCAGGAGAATCAAGCTCTGAGCAACGAGAATGGTCCATGGAAAAATTTAACAATTCTCCTGATGCCAGAGTCTTCTTTGGCTCAATCAAGGCATGTGGAGAGGGTATATCATTGGTTGGGGCTTCTCGAATAATTATTTTGGACGTTCATCTCAATCCATCAGTTACACGTCAAGCTATAGGTCGTGCATTCAGACCTGGCCAGATGAAGAAGGTGTTTGTGTATCGTTTGGTATCTGCTGATTCTCCGGAAGAGGAAGATCACAATACTTGTTTCAAGAaggaattaatttcaaaaatgtgGTTTGAATGGAATGAGTACTGCGGTGATCGAGCTTTTGAAGTTGAGGCAGTTGAGGTGAAAGAGTGTGGTGATCTATTTCTTGAAAGTCCACTTTTAGGGGAGGATGTAAAAGCTTTGTATAAAAG GTGA
- the LOC114380252 gene encoding RNA-binding protein 28-like, producing MGKKNKVKENGGKEHCSSTLFVSNLPYSFSNSQLEETFSEVGPVRRCFIVTQKGSAQHRGFGYVQFAVEEDANRAIELKNGTSVEGRKIVVKHAMPRPPCEERQSKPNKEGKTDDLTKPKDDDEDSTLSGAEKNVSVLKEEEVQVSKQKNMRKPTETKKSALCDDVPDEGSCSEKQRVARTVIFGGLINSDMAEEVHGKAREIGTVCSIKYPLSRKDLEQHGLLQDGCTLDASAVLYTSVKSARASVATLHRKEIGGGNIWVRQLGGEGSKTQKWKLIVRNLPFKAKENEIRDMFSSAGCVWDVFIPQKTNTDLSKGFAFVKFTCKQDAEKAIQKLNGSKFAKRLIAVDWAVSKKIFSSDTNNALASEKGQQNMSDEDSTDEDFELVDKRSGQGDSDTDYSSAMEEEGTPPEDNFDKEADIAKKVLNNLLTSSSKGTSVNNDSMLIKENKGSRSDEIVKDADEKASNESEKVSGVSKPEISSRNSLLNPKGTEDDLQRTVFISNLPFECDNEEVKQRFSGFGEIEYFVPVLHQVTKRPRGTGFLKFKTVEAANTVISTARAASGMGILLKGRPLKVLKALDKKSAHDKELEKAKNEVHDHRNLYLAKEGLILEGTTAAEGVSASDMLKRLELERKKKTKLQSPNFHVSRTRLIIYNLPKSMNEKELKKFCIDAVVSRATKQKPVIRQIKFLKNEKKGNVAQERYSRGVAFVEFSEHQHALVALRVLNNNPETFGPEHRPIVEFALDNVQTLKLRKAKLQSQHQTPQVDNNAMDNDNPGTVEGCKPVKDRKRKSREHDEPAKESVLNTNGESGVAVANGKSPQGHKSKRQKGNNKSKKALKENREAALSMKPKNNENGHNNGGASLEGQNTATDSNRRKSGNKDDVGFRKRKMQNQEQEAGQKVLKKRLKKNKGSVGKDVVDKLDMLVEQYKSKFSHKGSLENDGEKRHSKQLRKWFQS from the exons ATGGGAAAGAAGAACAAAGTGAAGGAAAATGGAGGCAAAGAGCATTGCTCCTCGACACTTTTTGTCTCCAACTTGCCCTATTCCTTTTCCAATTCTCAg ttgGAGGAGACGTTCAGTGAGGTTGGACCTGTCAGGCGTTGTTTCATAGTCACTCAGAAAG GGTCAGCCCAACATCGTGGTTTTGGTTACGTCCAATT TGCCGTCGAGGAAGATGCTAACCGTGCTATTGAGCTGAAGAATGGTACATCTGTTGAAGGCCGGAAAATTGTAGTGAAGCATGCAATGCCTCGTCCTCCCTGTGAAGAACGGCAATCAAAACCAAATAAAG AGGGCAAGACAGATGATCTCACAAAGCCAAAAGACGATGATGAAGACAGCACATTATCTGGAGCAGAGAAGAACGTTTCAGTTTTGAAGGAAGAAG AAGTACAAgtcagtaaacaaaaaaacatgaggAAGCCCACAGAAACGAAAAAATCAGCTCTCTGTGATGATGTACCAGATGAGGGTAGTTGCTCAGAAAAACAGAG GGTTGCTAGAACTGTTATATTTGGTGGTCTCATAAATTCCGATATGGCTGAAGAAGTTCACGGCAAAGCTAGAGAGATTGGCACTGTGTGTTCAATTAAGTACCCTCTTTCAAGGAAAGATCTCGAGCAACATG GTCTCCTGCAAGATGGATGCACTTTAGATGCTTCAGCTGTGCTTTATACAAGTGTAAAATCAGCCCGAGCTTCTGTTGCAACGTTACATAGAAAAGAGATAGGAGGGGGAAACATTTGGGTGCGCCAACTGGGTGGAGAG GGCTCCAAGACTCAGAAATGGAAGCTTATTGTCAGAAACCTTCCTTTCAAG gcaaaagaaaatgaaataagagaTATGTTTTCATCTGCAGGATGTGTGTGGGATGTATTTATTCCACAAAAGACAAACACAGA TCTGTCTAAGGGTTTTGCATTTGTAAAGTTCACCTGCAAGCAAGATGCGGAAAAA GCCATTCAAAAGCTCAATGGATCAAAGTTTGCAAAACGACTCATAGCTGTTGATTGGGCTGtttcaaaaaagatatttaGCAGTGATACAAATAATGCTCTTGCCTCAGAGAAAG GACAACAAAACATGAGTGATGAGGATAGTACCGATGAAGATTTTGAGCTTGTTGATAAAAGATCTGGTCAAGGAGATAGTGATACAGACTACTCTAGTGCCATGGAGGAAGAAGGCACCCCTCCTGAAGATAATTTTGATAAGGAAGCAGACATTGCAAAAAAGGTTCTTAACAACTTGCTTACATCCTCGAGTAAAGGAACATCTGTAAACAATGATTCTATGTTGatcaaagaaaacaagggaTCAAGATCTGATGAAATTGTTAAGGATGCAGATGAAAAAGCATCTAATGAGTCTGAAAAGGTTTCAGGTGTTTCTAAGCCTGAAATTTCCAGCAGAAACAGCTTATTAAATCCTAAGGGAACAGAAGATGATTTGCAGAGAACAGTTTTTATAAGTAATCTTCCCTTTGAATGTGATAATGAAGAAGTGAAACAACGATTTTCTGGATTTGGGGAAATAGAATATTTTGTTCCTGTTCTCCACCAAGTTACCAA GCGACCCAGAGGGACtggttttctaaaatttaaaactgtAGAAGCAGCTAATACTGTAATTTCAACTGCCAGGGCTGCTTCTGGGATGGGTATTTTATTGAAGGGTAGACCATTAAAAGTTTTGAAGGCTTTGGATAAGAAATCAGCACATGACAAGGAActggagaaagcaaaaaatgaGGTTCATGACCACCGCAATCTTTACTTGGCAAAG GAGGGACTTATTCTTGAGGGAACTACAGCTGCTGAAGGGGTTTCAGCCAGCGATATGTTAAAACGCCTAGA GttggaaaggaaaaagaagacaaagcttCAATCTCCCAATTTTCATGTTTCGAGAACTAGACTCATTATCTACAACTTACCTAAGTCAATGAATGAGAAAGAACTCAAGAAATTTTGCATTGATGCAGTTGTCTCTAGAGCTACCAAGCAAAAACCTGTAATTCGGCAG ataaagtttttgaaaaatgaaaagaaaggaaatgttGCTCAGGAGCGCTATTCACGGGGAGTTGCCTTTGTTGAATTTTCGGAGCATCAGCATGCCCTTGTGGCTCTGAGAGTTCTTAACAATAATCCTG AAACTTTTGGTCCCGAACATCGGCCGATCGTGGAGTTTGCTCTTGATAATGTTCAAACACTTAAACTTCGGAAGGCAAAGCTACAATCTCAGCATCAGACTCCTCAAGTTGACAACAATGCCATGGATAATGACAACCCTGGCACAGTAGAAGGTTGCAAGCCTGTAAAGGACAGAAAACGAAAATCTCGAGAGCATGACGAACCAGCAAAGGAATCAGTACTGAATACAAATGGTGAATCGGGTGTTGCAGTGGCAAATGGAAAATCCCCACAAGGACACAAATCCAAAAGACAAAAGGGCAACAATAAGAGTAAAAAGGCACTGAAAGAAAATCGAGAAGCAGCCTTGTCCATGAAGCCAAAGAATAACGAAAATGGCCATAACAATGGTGGTGCATCACTTGAAGGTCAAAACACTGCCACTGACtctaatagaagaaaatcaggGAATAAAGATGATGTGGggtttagaaaaagaaagatgcAAAACCAAGAGCAAGAAGCTGGCCAAAAGGTTTTAAAGAAACGGCTTAAGAAGAATAAAGGTTCAGTAGGGAAGGACGTAGTAGACAAGCTTGACATGCTTGTAGAACAATATAAATCCAAGTTCTCACACAAGGGTTCCCTAGAGAATGATGGAGAGAAAAGACATTCAAAACAGCTTAGGAAATGGTTCCAATCATAG
- the LOC114380539 gene encoding WD repeat-containing protein 13-like, giving the protein MAEQTSAAVNDGEPEPRQNEHHQNHNNNKSNDTDNERSTSDPELFCCLLQPATAEGDPEYIGIRRLLLSRKAEAGVLRRRDWRCNGKTYVAYRNYISRPRNWERDSLRTPSLQSTPGNSGRWFPSPTPHGTRWSEVDSLSSGRDLQNANPVYNHRTSFGSSVSDSDRPRHCGVEAAYSFVGMHCIFDQCKASVTVLKFGHMSSDLLAYGASDGTLTVCSVSENPSVIKQLNGHSKDVTDFDFTSNNQYIASSSLDKTVRVWEIAKGICIRVIYGVSSQLCIRFHPVNNNFLSVGNANKEINVFNFSTGRVINRSIFDSEVTSMDHDHTGHLLFCGDAQGCIYSVNMNSHTGVLSRSHRYRSSSRHKSAVTTVQYRSFSLLARGPVLLTCTQDGNLSFFSVALEIKGYLTLRCSLKLAPRIHKIQASFCPLLSLEKGEFIVAGSEDSNVYFYDLTKPKNTCVNKLQGHRFPVMGIAWNHGENLLASSDFYGIVIVWKRERSHQKRNT; this is encoded by the exons ATGGCGGAGCAAACCAGCGCCGCCGTCAACGACGGCGAACCAGAACCGCGACAAAACGAACACCACCaaaaccacaacaacaacaagagcAACGACACCGACAACGAGAGGAGTACATCAGATCCAGAACTATTCTGCTGTTTGCTTCAGCCAGCCACCGCCGAGGGCGATCCCGAGTACATCGGCATTCGCCGCCTCCTCCTTTCTCGGAAGGCCGAGGCCGGCGTTCTCCGCCGCAGA GACTGGAGATGCAATGGCAAAACTTACGTGGCGTACCGGAATTACATAAGTAGGCCTAGGAACTGGGAAAGGGATAGTTTACGCACCCCAAGTCTCCAGAGTACTCCAGGAAACAG TGGCCGATGGTTTCCATCTCCAACTCCACACGGGACCCGTTGGTCTGAGGTGGACAGCTTGAGTTCTGGGCGG GATCTGCAAAATGCAAATCCAGTATATAATCATAGAACAAGTTTTGGCTCAAGTGTAAGTGATTCTGATCGTCCTAGACATTGTGGGGTTGAGGCTGCCTATTCTTTTGTTGGAATGCATTGCATCTTTGATCAGTGCAAAGCCTCTG TTACGGTGTTGAAGTTTGGGCACATGAGTTCTGATCTACTTGCTTATGGGGCATCAGATGGAACCTTGACTGTGTGCAGTGTATCTGAGAATCCTTCAGTCATCAAACAATTAAACGGGCATTCCAAAGATGTAACAG ATTTTGATTTTACATCAAACAATCAATACATTGCATCGTCTTCATTGGATAAAACCGTGAGAGTATGGGAGATAGCAAAAGGTATTTGCATACGGGTGATATATGGAGTCTCTTCACAATTGTGTATCCGTTTTCACCCT GTAAATAACAACTTCCTTTCAGTAGGCAATGCAAACAAAGAAATCAAT GTGTTCAATTTTAGCACTGGAAGGGTAATTAATAGATCAATATTTGACAGTGAAGTTACCTCTATGGACCATGATCATACAGGACATCTTTTATTTTGTGGAGATGCACAG GGATGTATATACTCAGTAAATATGAACTCCCACACAGGTGTACTATCTCGCTCTCATCGTTACCGAAGTAGCAGCAGACACAAATCTGCTGTCACAACAGTGCAATATCGGAGTTTCTCTCTACTGGCTCGGGGACCTGTGTTGTTGACTTGTACCCAGGATGGAAACCTGTCTTTCTTCAG TGTGGCTTTGGAGATAAAAGGTTATTTAACTCTTAGATGCTCGCTCAAATTAGCTCCACGTATACACAAAATTCAAGCTTCTTTCTGTCCTCTTCTTTCCCTTGAAAAAGGAGAATTCATAG TTGCTGGAAGTGAGGACTCAAATGTCTATTTCTATGATTTAACGAAGCCAAAGAATACATGTGTGAACAAGCTACAG GGTCATCGGTTTCCTGTAATGGGTATTGCCTGGAACCATGGAGAAAACTTGTTGGCTTCATCTGATTTTTATGGCATAGTAATTGTGTGGAAGAGAGAAAGATCACATCAAAAGCGAAATACGTAA